The Thiothrix subterranea genome has a segment encoding these proteins:
- the recN gene encoding DNA repair protein RecN, with protein sequence MLTHIHIRDFAIIDTLELELHSGMTALTGETGAGKSILLDAIGLVLGDKADSSTVRHGADKAEITLSVDITQTPSARVWLEAQSMEGADGTCILRRVISAQGKSRAWINGSPANLTQLRELGEQLVDIHGQHEHQSLMKKDAQRQMLDAFADNDTLLDNTRRAWSAWKKLHERVTLLSSQNQQHQERIDLLRFQSQELEALALQPNETEQLDEELNRLANAEQLRSTAAQGYAQLYDDEPSLYSALGRVIHDLAQQARVDAHLEPSLELLTSAQIQLQEAAAQLRDYAESLDIDPARLQAVENRIADIRSLARKYRTEPPELPARLAHIQQELAQLDGGDYDLDALEQQLQATTETYREQASLLSHARQQAAQQLSTGVSQAMQQLGMQGGKFAIQVVHDAANTFQATGMDSIDFTVSANPGQPLKPLMKVASGGELSRISLAIQMIAAQKVTLPALIFDEVDTGIGGGIAEVVGKQLRTLGTNRQVLCVTHLPQVASQAHQHYKVTKIKGAEYTSTGIVHLTQTQRVEEVARMIGGMEITHATRALAKEMLTTGS encoded by the coding sequence ATGTTGACCCACATCCACATCCGCGATTTTGCGATTATCGACACACTGGAACTCGAACTGCATTCCGGCATGACGGCCTTAACCGGCGAAACCGGTGCAGGCAAATCCATCCTACTCGATGCCATCGGTTTAGTGCTTGGCGATAAAGCCGACAGCAGCACGGTACGCCACGGCGCAGACAAAGCCGAAATCACCCTGAGCGTCGACATTACCCAAACCCCTTCCGCCCGCGTGTGGCTGGAAGCGCAAAGCATGGAAGGCGCAGATGGCACCTGCATCCTCCGCCGCGTCATTTCCGCGCAAGGCAAATCACGCGCCTGGATCAACGGCTCCCCCGCCAACCTCACCCAATTGCGCGAACTCGGTGAACAACTGGTCGACATTCACGGTCAGCACGAACACCAATCGCTGATGAAAAAAGATGCGCAACGCCAGATGTTGGATGCCTTCGCCGACAACGATACGCTACTGGACAACACCCGCCGCGCATGGTCAGCATGGAAAAAATTGCACGAGCGCGTCACCTTATTAAGCAGTCAAAACCAGCAGCACCAAGAACGCATCGACTTATTGCGTTTTCAGTCGCAAGAACTCGAAGCCCTCGCGTTGCAACCCAATGAAACCGAGCAGCTTGATGAGGAACTCAACCGCCTTGCCAATGCCGAACAACTCCGTAGCACTGCCGCGCAAGGTTACGCGCAACTCTACGACGACGAGCCGTCGCTGTATTCGGCCTTGGGTCGCGTGATTCACGATCTTGCCCAGCAAGCACGGGTGGATGCGCACTTAGAACCGTCGCTGGAATTGCTCACCAGCGCCCAGATTCAACTGCAAGAAGCCGCTGCGCAATTGCGCGATTACGCCGAAAGCCTCGACATTGACCCGGCACGCCTACAAGCAGTCGAAAATCGCATTGCTGACATTCGTAGCCTTGCCCGCAAATACCGCACCGAACCGCCCGAACTCCCCGCACGTTTAGCGCATATCCAGCAAGAACTGGCGCAACTCGATGGCGGCGATTACGACCTCGACGCGCTCGAACAACAATTACAAGCGACGACTGAGACTTACCGCGAACAAGCCAGTCTGCTGAGCCATGCACGTCAGCAAGCCGCGCAACAACTTTCCACCGGCGTTTCGCAAGCCATGCAACAACTGGGAATGCAGGGTGGCAAATTTGCGATTCAAGTGGTTCACGATGCCGCCAATACTTTTCAGGCAACGGGCATGGATAGCATTGATTTCACCGTCAGCGCCAACCCCGGTCAACCGCTTAAACCGTTGATGAAAGTCGCATCCGGTGGCGAACTGTCACGCATTAGTTTGGCGATTCAAATGATTGCCGCGCAAAAAGTTACCCTGCCTGCGCTGATTTTCGACGAAGTGGATACCGGCATTGGCGGCGGCATTGCCGAAGTGGTCGGCAAACAACTGCGCACCCTCGGCACGAATCGCCAAGTTTTGTGCGTCACGCATTTACCACAAGTCGCCTCGCAAGCACACCAGCATTACAAAGTGACCAAGATCAAAGGCGCGGAATATACCAGCACGGGCATTGTGCATTTGACGCAAACACAGCGCGTGGAAGAAGTGGCGCGAATGATTGGCGGGATGGAAATCACGCACGCAACCCGCGCGTTGGCAAAAGAGATGCTTACAACTGGTTCCTAA
- a CDS encoding agmatine deiminase family protein, which produces MENRDFLAEWHPQWGVLLAWPHPDTDWADNLEAAETCYAEIVSAISHRENVLLLCHDAPHQAHIIAALSTQTYRPERVHFVQMPYNDTWARDFGFITVMRDGKPLLLDFTFNAWGGKFGAAQDNAVNRQLAALPLLQHNVLEAHTLVMEGGSLETDGQGTLLTTEICLLNPNRNPTLDRTAIEAELRQALGVTRILWLAHGHLEGDDTDAHIDTLARFADAESIVYMSCTDSADSHYPALQAMQTELQALRQANGEPYRLFPIPMPEAIYAEGRRLPASYVNFLIINGAVLLPVYADECFDPVAIEQTRAAFPQHEIIPIDCRALIAQNGSLHCITMQIPQEVVSV; this is translated from the coding sequence ATGGAAAATCGTGACTTTCTTGCCGAATGGCATCCCCAATGGGGCGTTTTATTGGCATGGCCGCACCCCGACACCGACTGGGCAGACAATCTGGAGGCTGCTGAAACCTGTTACGCCGAAATCGTCAGTGCCATCAGCCACCGCGAAAACGTGCTATTGCTCTGCCACGATGCACCGCATCAGGCACACATTATCGCCGCATTAAGCACGCAAACCTACCGACCAGAACGGGTACATTTCGTGCAAATGCCTTACAATGATACCTGGGCGCGGGACTTCGGATTCATCACCGTGATGCGCGATGGCAAACCCTTATTGCTGGATTTCACCTTCAATGCATGGGGCGGCAAATTCGGCGCGGCGCAAGACAATGCGGTTAATCGACAACTCGCCGCGCTCCCCTTGCTGCAACACAATGTTTTGGAAGCGCACACGCTGGTGATGGAAGGCGGCAGCCTCGAAACGGATGGGCAAGGCACATTGCTGACCACGGAAATTTGCCTGCTCAACCCCAACCGCAACCCAACACTGGATAGAACCGCAATCGAAGCCGAATTACGCCAAGCACTCGGTGTTACCCGCATTTTGTGGCTGGCACACGGGCATTTGGAAGGCGACGATACCGATGCGCACATCGACACGCTGGCACGCTTTGCTGACGCTGAGAGTATCGTGTACATGAGTTGCACCGATTCAGCCGATTCGCATTACCCCGCGTTGCAAGCGATGCAAACCGAACTGCAAGCCTTACGTCAAGCCAATGGTGAACCGTACCGCCTATTTCCGATCCCCATGCCGGAAGCGATTTACGCAGAGGGGCGGCGCTTGCCCGCGAGTTACGTCAACTTCCTGATCATCAATGGTGCGGTATTGTTACCCGTGTATGCCGATGAATGTTTTGATCCGGTTGCCATCGAACAAACGCGAGCCGCATTCCCGCAGCATGAGATTATCCCGATTGATTGCCGCGCGTTGATTGCCCAAAACGGCAGTCTCCACTGTATCACCATGCAAATTCCGCAAGAGGTCGTTAGCGTATGA
- a CDS encoding NAD(+) kinase, which translates to MNPFSHIGLFTKPNDTRVDKTLFQLHEFLLERGYHVHCDRDAGIILGLPTMPSDLLARQIDLAIVVGGDGTLLSTGRLLADHEVPLIGINLGRVGFLVDISPADMLTQLEQMLAGQYKEEARFVLHADVIREEEIIGSGEALNDVVLHVRNEVRMIEFTTRIDGYFVNTQRADGIIITTPTGSTAYALSSGGPILHPALQALALVPICPHTLSDRPLVISNQSVIDIQLCEDRDIPARVSFDGHNNIELESGDALRIHTRPEKVRLLHPQSYDYYHILREKLHWGVQP; encoded by the coding sequence ATGAACCCGTTTTCTCACATCGGTCTGTTTACCAAACCCAACGATACCCGCGTCGACAAGACGCTGTTTCAGTTGCACGAATTCCTGTTGGAACGCGGTTATCACGTCCATTGTGACCGCGATGCAGGCATTATTTTAGGCTTGCCCACCATGCCCTCCGACCTGCTGGCGCGGCAAATTGACCTTGCCATCGTCGTCGGCGGCGACGGCACATTACTCTCCACCGGGCGGTTACTCGCCGATCACGAAGTCCCCCTCATTGGCATCAACTTAGGGCGCGTCGGTTTTCTGGTGGATATTTCCCCCGCTGACATGCTCACCCAATTGGAGCAAATGTTAGCGGGGCAATACAAAGAAGAAGCCCGTTTCGTGCTCCACGCCGACGTTATCCGTGAAGAGGAAATCATCGGCAGTGGCGAAGCACTCAACGACGTGGTGCTGCATGTGCGCAATGAAGTGCGCATGATCGAATTCACCACCCGCATTGACGGTTATTTTGTGAACACCCAACGCGCCGACGGCATTATTATTACCACACCCACCGGCTCAACCGCCTACGCACTTTCCAGTGGCGGCCCCATTCTGCACCCTGCCCTGCAAGCCTTGGCACTGGTGCCGATTTGCCCGCACACCCTGAGTGACCGCCCCTTGGTCATCAGCAATCAAAGCGTGATCGACATTCAATTGTGCGAAGACCGCGATATTCCTGCCCGCGTGTCTTTCGATGGGCATAACAATATTGAGCTGGAATCCGGCGATGCGTTGCGCATTCATACTCGCCCGGAAAAAGTGCGTTTATTACACCCGCAAAGCTATGATTATTACCATATTTTGCGTGAAAAACTGCATTGGGGAGTGCAACCGTAA
- a CDS encoding PfkB family carbohydrate kinase encodes MSFILVTGNATLDIVNVVEHYPQEDEEMRAVQQWRETGGNAANVAQVLADHLHRCDFCGLIAQDNDGDHIFSALGEKSIGLEYAVRQTGKSPVSYITLNQQNGSRTIVHHRDLVELAAADFCRIPVSHYDWLHFEGRNVAELAAMLAYARDNIFDQPVSLEIEKVRDGLEDLIPQVDLVMFPRAYAQAHGFQDAESFLRDRQAKHGKVWMTCTWGAEGAWAIDQLGVVFHAPALAVEVVDTLGAGDVFNACLIHALATGQLLEEALHYAVKMAGRKVQQQGLNGFLAK; translated from the coding sequence ATGAGTTTTATTTTAGTAACCGGCAATGCGACGCTGGATATTGTCAATGTGGTTGAGCATTACCCACAAGAAGACGAGGAAATGCGTGCGGTGCAGCAGTGGCGCGAGACGGGCGGCAATGCGGCGAATGTGGCGCAAGTGTTGGCGGATCACCTGCATCGCTGTGATTTTTGCGGATTAATTGCGCAAGACAATGACGGCGATCACATTTTTAGCGCATTGGGCGAAAAATCCATTGGTTTGGAATACGCGGTGCGTCAAACGGGTAAATCCCCCGTGTCTTACATCACCCTGAATCAGCAAAATGGCAGTCGCACGATTGTGCATCACCGCGATTTGGTGGAATTGGCGGCGGCGGATTTTTGCCGGATTCCGGTATCGCATTACGATTGGTTGCACTTTGAAGGGCGTAACGTGGCTGAACTCGCTGCGATGCTGGCTTATGCCCGCGACAATATTTTCGACCAACCCGTATCGCTGGAAATCGAAAAAGTGCGGGATGGCTTGGAAGATTTGATTCCGCAAGTGGATCTGGTGATGTTTCCGCGAGCGTATGCGCAGGCGCACGGGTTTCAGGATGCGGAAAGTTTTTTGCGTGATCGGCAAGCCAAACACGGCAAGGTGTGGATGACGTGTACGTGGGGGGCGGAAGGTGCTTGGGCAATTGATCAGCTTGGGGTGGTCTTTCATGCGCCAGCGTTGGCGGTTGAAGTGGTGGACACGTTGGGGGCGGGCGATGTGTTTAACGCTTGCCTGATTCATGCGTTGGCAACGGGGCAATTGCTGGAGGAGGCGTTGCATTACGCCGTGAAGATGGCGGGGCGGAAAGTGCAGCAGCAGGGATTGAACGGATTTCTAGCGAAATGA
- the hrcA gene encoding heat-inducible transcriptional repressor HrcA has translation MTIRQHPELNERARHILKVLVESYIQDGQPVGSRNLARSSGLDLSAATIRNVMADLEDMGYIRAPHTSAGRIPTSQGYRFFVDALVNIKPLEQHAMHILQGQLKAERDPAALIQSASSLLSGITQLTGVVSLPRRNPSSIRQIEFLSLSSRQVLAILVMNRNEVQNRIIQLDADVSSSELQQAANFLNERLIGKDLQQARAALLEEMREHREDMNRMMLSAIELGEKTVADLGDQKQDEDCVIAGETNLMGYDDLSDITKLRELFAAFTRKRDILGLLDKCLQADGVKIFIGRESGQAVFDECSLVTAPYEVDGEQLGVLGVIGPKRIPYERVIPVVDITAKLLSLALKSRH, from the coding sequence ATGACAATACGCCAGCACCCAGAACTCAACGAACGCGCCCGCCACATCCTCAAAGTGTTGGTGGAAAGCTATATCCAAGACGGACAGCCCGTTGGTTCGCGCAACCTTGCCCGCAGCAGCGGCTTGGATTTAAGCGCCGCCACCATCCGCAATGTGATGGCGGATTTGGAGGATATGGGTTACATCCGTGCGCCGCACACCTCGGCAGGGCGCATCCCCACCTCGCAAGGCTACCGCTTCTTCGTCGATGCGTTAGTCAATATCAAGCCGCTCGAACAGCACGCCATGCACATCCTGCAAGGGCAGTTGAAGGCGGAACGCGACCCCGCCGCCTTAATCCAATCCGCCTCCAGTTTGCTCTCTGGGATTACCCAACTGACGGGCGTGGTGAGTTTGCCGCGCCGCAATCCTTCGTCCATCCGCCAGATTGAATTCCTGAGCTTATCAAGTCGGCAAGTGCTCGCCATTCTGGTGATGAACCGCAACGAAGTGCAAAACCGTATTATCCAACTCGATGCGGATGTGAGTTCCTCTGAATTGCAACAAGCCGCCAATTTCCTCAATGAACGTCTGATCGGCAAAGATTTGCAGCAAGCCCGCGCTGCCTTGCTCGAAGAAATGCGCGAACACCGCGAAGACATGAATCGCATGATGCTCTCCGCCATAGAGCTGGGCGAAAAAACCGTCGCCGATTTAGGCGATCAAAAGCAAGATGAAGATTGCGTGATTGCGGGTGAAACTAACCTGATGGGTTACGATGACCTGTCGGATATTACCAAGTTGCGCGAATTGTTTGCCGCCTTCACCCGCAAGCGCGATATTCTGGGTTTGTTGGACAAATGCTTGCAGGCGGATGGGGTGAAAATTTTCATTGGGCGCGAATCCGGTCAAGCGGTGTTCGACGAATGCAGTCTGGTGACAGCGCCGTATGAAGTCGATGGCGAGCAATTAGGCGTTCTCGGTGTGATTGGCCCCAAACGCATCCCGTATGAACGGGTGATTCCTGTTGTTGACATTACTGCGAAATTACTGAGTCTGGCGTTGAAATCACGCCATTAG
- a CDS encoding lytic murein transglycosylase, with amino-acid sequence MQYLKTVLFTMGMLSGAIVQADCTPPDFKRWMTDFQQEATAAGLPADVLKNLKPDSAVLKRDRSQQVFAQDFLTFATKKVSANRLGLGRTHLKKHAALLKRIEQEYGVPAEILVALWGLETDFGAVTGDFSTLRSLVTLAHDCRRSDMFRAELLSALQLVQKGDLTPAKMRGAWAGEVGQLQFMASSYDRYAVDFDGDKHRDLIHSSADALASAANLLKINGWQAGEPWLQEVKVPIEMDWSLARLNNRLPLEDWAVQGVKYADGSALSGTGAAALLLPMGRHGPAFLAFPNFEVFLEWNESTVYATTAGYFATRLAGAPVLRQGNAPVNVLTVGQTQQLQAKLQAQGQAISKVDGIIGEETREAVRQVQQKLGLPVDGYPDPELLARL; translated from the coding sequence ATGCAGTATTTAAAAACCGTGTTGTTTACTATGGGAATGTTGTCAGGTGCAATCGTGCAGGCCGATTGTACCCCGCCGGATTTTAAGCGTTGGATGACAGATTTCCAGCAAGAAGCCACCGCCGCCGGTTTGCCCGCAGACGTACTCAAGAACCTCAAACCTGACTCCGCTGTGCTTAAGCGCGACCGTTCGCAGCAAGTGTTCGCTCAAGATTTCCTCACCTTTGCCACCAAGAAGGTCAGTGCGAACCGTTTGGGGTTGGGGCGCACGCATCTAAAAAAACACGCGGCGTTGCTGAAGCGTATCGAACAGGAATACGGCGTACCGGCTGAAATTTTGGTGGCGCTATGGGGTTTGGAAACCGATTTTGGAGCAGTCACGGGCGATTTTTCCACGCTACGTTCGCTGGTAACGTTGGCGCACGATTGTCGCCGCTCGGATATGTTTCGTGCTGAATTGCTCAGTGCATTGCAATTGGTGCAAAAAGGCGATTTGACCCCTGCAAAGATGCGTGGCGCATGGGCGGGCGAGGTGGGGCAATTGCAATTCATGGCATCCAGTTATGACCGCTATGCGGTGGATTTTGATGGCGATAAGCACCGTGATTTGATTCATTCCAGCGCCGATGCCTTAGCGTCTGCGGCAAATTTGCTGAAGATTAACGGTTGGCAAGCGGGTGAACCTTGGCTCCAAGAGGTGAAAGTTCCCATCGAGATGGATTGGTCGCTGGCGCGTTTGAATAACCGTTTGCCGCTGGAAGATTGGGCGGTGCAAGGTGTTAAATATGCCGATGGTAGTGCTTTAAGTGGCACTGGTGCGGCGGCTTTGTTGTTGCCGATGGGTAGACATGGCCCCGCATTCCTTGCCTTTCCGAATTTCGAGGTATTTTTGGAATGGAATGAATCGACGGTGTACGCCACGACTGCGGGCTATTTTGCCACGCGGTTGGCGGGTGCGCCGGTGCTGCGCCAAGGCAATGCGCCCGTTAACGTGCTGACAGTCGGGCAAACTCAACAGTTACAAGCGAAACTGCAAGCACAGGGACAAGCTATTTCCAAAGTCGATGGGATTATTGGTGAGGAAACTCGCGAAGCAGTGCGTCAGGTGCAGCAAAAATTAGGGCTGCCGGTGGATGGCTACCCTGATCCTGAATTGCTGGCACGCCTGTAA
- a CDS encoding YbgA family protein, with protein sequence MQHEDKIKIGISACLLGQQVRFDGGHKHDGYITGTLGLYFDFVPLCPEVGIGLGVPRPTLHLVRNDGSLRAVNVKDPTIDHTDALSRYFEQSLPQLAGIHGYILKKNSPSCGMERVKVYTLVKQNLPPDRDGVGIFAQALREKFPLLPVEEEGRLCDPVLRENFIGRIFVYHRWQQLLAAGLKAADLVDFHADHKYVLMAHDQDIARELGQMVAQAGVVDDLPALAADYFRLLMTALEKRVTRGQHANVLMHLMGYLKGCIDAADRQEMLDTIHQYRHGYVPLVVPITLLKHHFRRHPQPYIERQHYLNPHPKELMLRNQL encoded by the coding sequence ATGCAGCATGAAGACAAAATAAAAATTGGGATTAGCGCTTGCTTGTTGGGTCAGCAAGTGCGTTTTGATGGCGGGCACAAGCATGACGGTTATATTACCGGCACGCTTGGCCTGTATTTTGACTTTGTGCCGCTCTGCCCGGAAGTGGGCATCGGCTTGGGTGTGCCGCGCCCGACTTTGCATTTGGTGCGTAATGACGGCTCGTTGCGGGCAGTGAATGTGAAAGATCCAACGATTGATCATACGGATGCATTATCTCGCTATTTTGAACAATCGCTACCGCAGTTAGCAGGTATCCACGGCTATATTCTGAAGAAAAACTCGCCCAGTTGCGGCATGGAGCGGGTGAAAGTTTACACATTGGTGAAGCAAAATTTGCCGCCAGATCGCGATGGCGTTGGTATTTTTGCGCAGGCGTTACGCGAAAAATTTCCCTTGCTACCCGTTGAGGAGGAGGGAAGGTTGTGCGACCCCGTGCTGCGGGAAAATTTTATCGGGCGGATTTTTGTGTATCACCGCTGGCAACAATTACTCGCGGCGGGGTTGAAAGCGGCTGATTTGGTCGATTTTCATGCTGATCACAAATACGTGCTGATGGCGCATGACCAAGATATTGCGCGTGAATTAGGGCAAATGGTCGCCCAAGCAGGGGTTGTAGACGATTTGCCCGCATTGGCGGCAGATTATTTTCGCTTACTCATGACCGCATTGGAAAAACGGGTAACACGCGGGCAACATGCTAATGTGCTGATGCACTTGATGGGCTATTTGAAAGGCTGCATTGACGCGGCAGATCGGCAGGAAATGCTGGATACGATCCACCAATACCGGCACGGCTATGTGCCGCTGGTCGTGCCGATTACCTTGTTGAAGCACCATTTCCGGCGGCATCCGCAACCGTATATTGAACGCCAGCATTACCTGAATCCGCACCCCAAAGAGTTAATGCTTAGGAACCAGTTGTAA
- a CDS encoding carbon-nitrogen hydrolase, whose amino-acid sequence MSRPVTVAVVQHSNTADYTANLEQSIAGIRRAAAQGAQLVMLQELHTGLYFCQVEDTDYFDLAETIPGPSTDTLGKLAAELGIVIVCSLFEKRATGLYHNTAVVLDTDGSIAGKYRKMHIPDDPGYYEKFYFTPGDLGFTPIKTRLATLGVLVCWDQWYPEAARLMALAGAELLLYPTAIGWNPQDTPEEQARQREAWITIQRSHAVANNIPVLSANRIGFEGDPSGQTAGSQFWGSSMIVGWQGELLAQADTTTPAELVVTLDLDRTEQVRRWWPYLRDRRIDAYADLVRRYRD is encoded by the coding sequence ATGAGTCGTCCCGTCACCGTTGCCGTGGTGCAACACAGCAATACCGCCGATTACACCGCCAATTTGGAACAGAGTATCGCTGGAATTCGCCGCGCTGCTGCGCAAGGTGCACAGTTAGTGATGTTGCAGGAATTGCATACCGGGCTGTATTTCTGCCAAGTCGAAGACACCGATTATTTCGACCTTGCCGAAACCATTCCCGGCCCTAGCACCGACACCTTGGGCAAACTCGCTGCCGAATTGGGCATTGTGATTGTATGTTCCTTGTTTGAAAAACGCGCCACGGGCTTGTATCACAACACCGCTGTGGTGCTGGATACCGATGGCAGCATTGCGGGGAAATACCGCAAGATGCACATCCCCGATGACCCCGGCTATTACGAAAAATTCTACTTTACCCCCGGCGATCTGGGTTTCACCCCAATCAAAACCCGCTTGGCAACGTTAGGCGTGTTGGTCTGTTGGGATCAGTGGTATCCCGAAGCCGCACGGCTGATGGCACTTGCGGGCGCAGAATTGCTGCTCTACCCCACTGCGATTGGCTGGAACCCGCAAGATACGCCAGAAGAGCAAGCGCGGCAGCGCGAAGCGTGGATAACCATTCAACGTTCGCACGCCGTTGCCAACAATATCCCGGTATTAAGCGCCAATCGCATCGGCTTTGAAGGCGACCCCAGCGGGCAAACCGCAGGCAGTCAATTTTGGGGATCGAGCATGATTGTCGGCTGGCAAGGCGAATTGCTGGCACAAGCCGATACCACCACCCCTGCCGAACTGGTCGTCACGCTGGATTTAGACCGCACCGAGCAAGTCAGACGCTGGTGGCCTTACTTGCGTGATCGGCGGATTGATGCGTATGCCGACTTGGTGCGCCGCTACCGCGATTGA
- a CDS encoding glutathione peroxidase: MIKQLFGLAISLFAASNALAEPVAGPATDNGCPAALNFTLRELGSDKTVNLCEAYKGKVVLMVNTASKCGFTPQFDGLEKLYSDYKDRGLVVLGFPSNDFAGQDPGSEKEIKDFCELTYGVKFPMFEKTQVLKDNASPLYKVLGEMAKEHPSWNFHKYVLNTKGELIGSFSSFVTPQSDKLVKLIEANLP; the protein is encoded by the coding sequence ATGATTAAGCAACTTTTCGGCTTGGCAATCAGTTTGTTTGCCGCCAGCAATGCACTGGCTGAACCCGTGGCAGGGCCTGCCACCGACAATGGTTGCCCGGCGGCGCTGAATTTCACCTTACGCGAATTGGGTTCGGATAAAACCGTTAATTTGTGCGAAGCCTACAAGGGCAAGGTGGTGTTAATGGTGAATACCGCCAGCAAGTGTGGCTTCACCCCGCAATTTGACGGTTTGGAGAAGTTGTATAGTGACTACAAAGATCGTGGTTTGGTGGTACTGGGGTTTCCCTCCAACGATTTCGCTGGGCAAGACCCCGGTTCAGAAAAAGAGATTAAGGATTTTTGCGAGCTGACCTATGGGGTTAAATTCCCCATGTTTGAGAAAACCCAAGTGCTCAAAGACAATGCGTCGCCACTTTACAAAGTGCTAGGGGAAATGGCGAAAGAGCACCCTAGTTGGAATTTCCATAAATACGTGCTGAATACCAAGGGCGAGTTAATCGGCAGTTTTTCCAGCTTTGTGACCCCGCAAAGTGATAAACTGGTGAAATTAATTGAAGCGAACTTGCCGTAA
- a CDS encoding pyridoxal phosphate-dependent aminotransferase encodes MDIQLSQRVGRVKPSPTLAITALAAQLKASGRDIIGLGAGEPDFDTPDHIKQAGIEAIQTGQTRYTAVDGTPALKQAIIRKFKRDNGLDFTPKQILVSCGGKQSFYNLCQALLNAGDEVIIPAPYWVSYPDMVLLADAVPVIVAAGQTENFKLSAAKLEAAITPKTRLFVINSPSNPTGVAYTGEELAALGEVLRRHPHVLIATDDMYEHVLFEGRKFVNILNVCPDLYARTIVLNGVSKAYSMTGWRIGYAGGPEKLIEAMTIIQSQSTSNPTSISQYAAVVALDGDQGFIQTMVNAFEQRHAFVVKAFNAMDGVDCLPADGTFYSFPNVEGMIQRLGLENDTALASYLLDKTGVAVVPGSAFGLDGHIRISFATSMANLENALGRIASV; translated from the coding sequence GTGGATATACAACTTTCACAGCGCGTTGGGCGCGTCAAACCTTCGCCTACTCTTGCCATCACGGCATTGGCAGCTCAGCTTAAAGCATCAGGCCGCGATATTATCGGTTTGGGGGCAGGTGAACCCGATTTTGATACTCCCGATCACATTAAACAGGCGGGCATCGAAGCCATCCAAACCGGTCAAACCCGTTACACGGCGGTAGACGGTACACCTGCTTTGAAACAGGCGATTATCCGTAAATTTAAACGCGATAACGGTTTGGATTTCACCCCAAAACAGATTTTGGTGTCGTGTGGTGGCAAACAGAGTTTTTATAACTTGTGTCAAGCGCTGCTGAATGCGGGGGATGAAGTGATTATTCCCGCACCCTACTGGGTATCGTACCCCGATATGGTGTTATTAGCCGATGCAGTGCCGGTCATTGTTGCCGCTGGTCAAACCGAAAACTTCAAGTTATCCGCCGCCAAATTAGAAGCGGCGATTACCCCGAAAACGCGCTTATTTGTGATCAATAGCCCTTCAAACCCGACCGGGGTGGCGTATACAGGTGAAGAATTGGCGGCACTCGGTGAGGTATTGCGGCGTCATCCTCATGTCTTAATTGCCACCGATGATATGTACGAGCATGTGCTGTTTGAAGGGCGAAAGTTTGTCAATATTTTGAATGTTTGCCCGGATTTGTACGCGCGTACCATTGTGCTGAACGGGGTTTCCAAAGCGTATTCCATGACCGGATGGCGTATTGGTTACGCTGGCGGCCCGGAAAAGCTGATTGAGGCGATGACAATTATCCAGTCACAAAGCACCTCAAATCCCACTTCCATTTCGCAATACGCGGCGGTGGTGGCGTTGGATGGCGATCAGGGCTTCATTCAAACGATGGTGAACGCTTTTGAACAGCGTCATGCCTTCGTGGTAAAAGCCTTTAATGCCATGGATGGCGTGGATTGTTTGCCAGCCGATGGCACGTTCTACAGTTTTCCGAACGTAGAAGGCATGATCCAGCGTTTAGGGCTGGAAAACGACACCGCTCTCGCCAGCTATTTGCTGGATAAAACCGGCGTGGCGGTAGTGCCGGGTTCGGCCTTTGGCCTAGACGGGCATATCCGCATTTCGTTTGCGACCAGCATGGCGAATCTGGAGAATGCCTTGGGGCGCATCGCTTCCGTTTAA